The following are encoded together in the Anopheles nili chromosome 3, idAnoNiliSN_F5_01, whole genome shotgun sequence genome:
- the LOC128726402 gene encoding uncharacterized protein LOC128726402 translates to MSRCVWSSLRFHRRGVPGFGSSLQHFLQYPFAMRVNAFSSSKDSGDEPPSPTPSTDGSSSGAKITNSPTNISSKKFVRHTTILVQQGCDIQELPVVVRKIAEDEFVSFVSDKIITSPSPPRSAGNDQQIPLDGLSAGELQASLQCETELIEKIENCHSTKGVLTILGEREQNVSGNAYGSSVAIRALEKILKVESLLELKELEESEPFERIVNCIVFQADSKSILDLLDELRSYLELPKTIDMLGNELVYRCSENALSIEECCDAIEVLTQCRRPEMVEKFWSGIADQEKSITERNVHFVFSILPYLKLSRRAVLTVLERRIPLLWWQMTPNATIEVLQALVACKVSPYRITQTLARWLNTNIHAVAEDELGAILEAFTNLSYTDAQIERAMERYVKAKGVKVNSQNLIVTILRHCEEFRLRNTHILNGCSEFFIANFGQLEPAYLKALFCPFAFLDFVPTNVTKFFDTLNMFLDLHFAKIRPVDTIDIMFAYVCLERFPLNFVNRIFNPYFLDVLHAKTRPERLDVVRGKLKVFDTALTLECTDYDGPLLPRDHAAKSVFHDGRIKRIVNYITTELEELAGGPECMTKFSCLQHLPVNSLYLVDVIFHPAGLGNIFTMNTMKERNINVAVLVHLPEYYDSTGSYLIGPQVMRIRHLRRLGLKVVTLHFDVLYKLKIHPQELRRYLVERMKAALDALPPPR, encoded by the coding sequence ATGTCGCGCTGTGTGTGGAGCTCGTTGCGATTCCATCGCCGAGGAGTGCCAGGATTTGGCTCCTCACTGCAGCATTTTTTGCAATACCCGTTTGCAATGCGGGTTAACGCATTCTCATCCTCGAAGGATTCCGGGGACGAGCCGCCGTCGCCAACGCCATCAACCGACGGTAGTAGCTCTGgtgcaaaaataacaaattcgCCTACAAACATTTCCTCCAAGAAGTTCGTCCGTCATACCACTATTCTGGTGCAGCAGGGTTGCGATATCCAGGAGTTGCCGGTAGTCGTGCGGAAAATAGCCGAAGATGAGTTTGTGTCATTTGTATCTGATAAAATTATTACCTCTCCATCACCTCCGCGCAGTGCTGGCAATGATCAGCAAATTCCGTTGGATGGACTCTCGGCGGGCGAACTGCAAGCTTCATTGCAATGCGAGACTGAATTGATagagaaaatcgaaaattgcCACTCCACTAAAGGCGTACTAACCATACTCGGTGAACGAGAGCAAAATGTCTCCGGAAACGCTTACGGCTCGAGCGTGGCAATTCGCGCCCTCGAGAAAATACTCAAGGTGGAAAGCTTGCTCGAGCTGAAAGAACTCGAAGAAAGTGAACCCTTCGAACGCATAGTGAACTGTATCGTGTTTCAGGCGGACTCAAAATCGATTCTGGATTTGTTGGACGAACTGAGAAGCTATCTGGAACTGCCCAAAACGATCGACATGCTGGGAAATGAGCTCGTGTATCGGTGCTCGGAAAATGCCCTCTCAATCGAAGAATGCTGTGACGCCATCGAAGTGCTTACCCAATGTCGCCGGCCAGAGATGGTAGAAAAGTTCTGGAGCGGTATCGCTGACCAGGAGAAGTCCATCACCGAGCGAAACGTGCATTTCGTATTCTCGATACTGCCCTATCTCAAGCTCAGCCGCCGGGCGGTACTGACGGTCCTTGAAAGGCGCATTCCACTGCTTTGGTGGCAAATGACACCGAACGCAACAATCGAGGTACTCCAGGCGCTCGTGGCCTGCAAGGTGTCCCCATATCGAATCACGCAAACCCTTGCACGCTGGTTGAACACAAACATTCATGCAGTCGCCGAGGACGAGCTGGGAGCAATTCTGGAGGCGTTCACCAACCTGTCCTACACGGATGCTCAAATCGAGCGTGCCATGGAACGATACGTCAAGGCAAAGGGCGTGAAGGTGAATTCCCAGAACCTGATTGTCACTATACTGCGGCATTGTGAGGAATTTCGACTCCGTAATACCCACATTCTGAACGGTTGCAGCGAGTTTTTCATCGCCAACTTTGGTCAGCTGGAGCCGGCCTACTTGAAGGCGCTGTTTTGCCCATTCGCCTTTCTCGACTTTGTTCCGACGAATGTCACCAAGTTCTTCGACACGCTGAACATGTTTCTTGATCTGCATTTTGCGAAAATTCGCCCCGTCGACACGATCGACATCATGTTTGCGTACGTCTGTCTCGAGCGGTTCCCGCTCAACTTCGTGAATCGCATATTCAATCCGTACTTTCTCGATGTGCTACACGCCAAAACGCGCCCAGAACGGTTAGACGTCGTCCGGGGCAAGCTGAAAGTGTTTGATACCGCCCTTACGCTCGAATGTACCGATTACGATGGGCCGCTGCTTCCACGAGATCACGCAGCAAAATCTGTTTTTCACGATGGACGCATCAAACGCATCGTTAATTACATAACGACCGAACTAGAAGAGCTTGCCGGTGGCCCCGAGTGTATGACAAAGTTCTCCTGCCTGCAACACTTGCCGGTAAATTCGCTCTACTTGGTCGATGTCATCTTTCACCCGGCTGGCCTGGGAAACATCTTCACGATGAATACGATGAAGGAGCGAAATATCAATGTGGCGGTGCTGGTGCACCTGCCGGAATACTACGACAGCACTGGAAGCTATCTGATTGGGCCACAGGTCATGCGGATACGGCACTTACGACGGCTCGGTTTGAAGGTGGTTACGTTGCACTTCGATGTGCTGTACAAACTGAAAATCCATCCCCAGGAGCTACGTCGGTACTTAGTCGAGAGGATGAAGGCGGCTCTGGACGCGTTACCTCCTCCACGTTGA
- the LOC128726403 gene encoding pre-mRNA-splicing factor Slu7, producing the protein MVSSGSRLPLSMLLQSTEATDEEPRKASREDWRKAKELEEARKAGNAPAAVDEEGRDINPHIPQYISSAPWYYNTAGPTLKHQRPQDEDKLRSGIDEWYKRGVDTSKPLVTKYRKGACENCGAMTHKRVDCMERPRKVGAKFSAKQIAHDEFIQPTIVGDYDGKRDRWAGYDPANHREIVEEYLKIEQAKRELRAQKLKENPDLAEEQDEEEDEDRYVDEVDMPGTKVDSKQRITVRNLRIREDTAKYLRNLDPNSAYYDPKTRSMRDNPTPLLNPEETEFAGENFVRYSGDIQRHAQAQLFAWEAYGKGVDVHVLAEPTKLELLQKEYEKKKSQFKDEVKNKVLEQYGGEEHLAVPPKALLLAQTENYVEYSRYGKIIKGQDKPVIRSRYEEDVYINNHTTVWGSYWSNGCWGYRCCESMIKNSYCVGENGKSGTTNPPVATESALSRETAASDAESPEDDVKLAASAEDGKSRRPVPTSPGVQAAAEQDKSSNGESDSESEREHDRSESKKSKKKRKKEKKRQQRREEKQKRKKSEVGKVEKDKLQLALEAEEESQRRAAQVLQQDERKRAYNSMYDVKAPTEEEIEAYMMKRRREEDPMLAFMSK; encoded by the coding sequence ATGGTCAGTTCAGGATCAAGACTCCCGCTGTCGATGCTTCTGCAGTCAACAGAAGCGACAGATGAGGAACCACGAAAGGCATCTCGTGAAGATTGGCGAAAGGCGAAGGAGCTTGAGGAGGCGCGAAAAGCAGGTAATGCCCCGGCCGCCGTAGATGAAGAGGGTCGGGACATCAATCCACACATACCGCAGTACATTTCATCCGCCCCATGGTACTACAATACGGCCGGTCCAACACTAAAGCACCAGCGGCCACAAGACGAAGATAAGCTCCGCTCTGGAATCGATGAATGGTACAAGCGAGGCGTAGACACATCCAAGCCGTTGGTAACAAAGTACCGCAAAGGAGCGTGCGAGAACTGTGGTGCAATGACGCACAAGCGCGTCGATTGTATGGAGCGACCGCGCAAGGTGGGCGCCAAGTTTTCGGCCAAACAGATAGCCCACGATGAGTTTATACAGCCAACGATTGTGGGTGATTATGACGGGAAACGGGACCGCTGGGCAGGGTACGACCCGGCCAATCATCGAGAAATCGTCGAAGAATACCTCAAGATCGAGCAGGCCAAACGAGAGCTGCGGGCCCaaaaattgaaggaaaatCCCGATCTAGCAGAGGAACAGGACGAAGAAGAGGACGAAGATCGGTACGTCGACGAGGTGGACATGCCGGGCACGAAGGTGGACTCGAAACAGCGTATCACCGTGCGTAATTTACGTATTCGCGAGGACACCGCCAAGTACCTTCGCAATCTCGATCCCAACTCGGCCTACTACGATCCGAAAACGCGTTCGATGCGTGATAACCCTACGCCCCTGCTGAACCCGGAAGAGACGGAATTTGCGGGTGAAAACTTTGTTCGCTATTCGGGCGACATTCAGCGACACGCCCAGGCACAACTGTTTGCTTGGGAAGCGTACGGTAAAGGAGTCGATGTGCACGTGCTCGCCGAACCGACGAAGCTGGAGTTGCTGCAGAAGGAgtatgagaagaaaaaatcacaattCAAGGATGAGGTGAAGAACAAGGTGCTGGAGCAGTACGGAGGCGAGGAGCATTTGGCGGTTCCACCCAAGGCGCTGTTACTTGCCCAAACAGAAAACTATGTTGAGTACTCTCGGTACGGCAAAATCATCAAGGGACAGGACAAACCCGTCATCCGGTCGCGATACGAAGAGGACGTGTATATCAACAATCACACGACAGTGTGGGGCTCGTACTGGAGTAACGGCTGCTGGGGTTATAGATGTTGCGAATCGATGATAAAAAATTCATACTGCGTCGGCGAGAATGGCAAATCGGGCACCACTAATCCGCCCGTTGCCACCGAAAGCGCCCTTTCCAGAGAAACAGCAGCAAGTGACGCGGAATCGCCGGAAGATGATGTCAAGTTGGCTGCCTCGGCGGAAGACGGTAAAAGTCGACGACCGGTACCCACTTCCCCAGGAGTGCAGGCTGCGGCCGAACAGGACAAAAGCAGTAACGGTGAAAGCGATAGTGAATCCGAACGAGAGCACGATCGGTCAGAATCGAAAAAATCCaagaaaaaacgcaagaaggaaaagaaacgccaGCAGCGAAgggaagagaaacaaaagcgtAAGAAATCCGAGGTCGGCAAGGTAGAGAAGGACAAATTGCAGCTTGCTTTAGAGGCGGAGGAGGAAAGTCAGCGTCGTGCTGCACAGGTACTGCAACAGGACGAACGTAAACGCGCGTACAACAGCATGTATGACGTCAAAGCACCGACGGAGGAAGAAATCGAAGCGTATATGATGAAGCGACGTCGTGAGGAAGATCCAATGCTAGCTTTTATGAGCAAATAA